The window TTCTCTCCGCGCTCCGACCAGGAACAACGGCGGAACGCGCTCCGGTAGCAGTAGCCGAGAAACGGAAACAGCCCGAAGAACGCAACGAGGAACGCTCGGAAACAGGGCCGGAAACGGCCGCAGATGAAGGCCTGCCGGCTCTGCTGCAGCAGCTCATCGCCGGAACAGAGAGCGGCGCCAAGGTGGCGGTAAGGCAAGTGGCGAAGGAACTGCGGATCGGCAGCAGCAAGGCCACCAAGCTCCTACAGCAGGCCGCCGAACTCGGAGTACTGCACAAGACCCCCGGCGGCTATGTCGCCGCCTAAAAGAAGGCCCCGGTGAGCGGCAGTACCACCGGGTTAGTGAAAACAGCGCTAGAAATGGCGCACCGCAGTTCTAGGCCCGCTTGCGGGCCTTTCTTTTGCCAGCTTGATAGCGTGGCCATTCGTTGTAGACCAGGGAAAGAAGATGGCAGATGGCGTGGAGGTCCGGGGCAACCGGATCAGGGTTTACTTCCGTTACCAGGGCGAGCTGTGCCGGGAGGCTGTAGCGGGTGATGCAACACCCGAAAACGTGGCCAACGCCGAGCGGCTGGCCGGCATCATCAACTACGAAATCAAGCACGGAACATTCAGCTACAGCCGACACTTCCCGAACTCTCCCAGGGTGCAGACCAACACCCTGGGGCACTACCTGGACCTCTGGCTCGAGATAAAGCGCAACGAGCTGGCTCCGTCCGGCTTCCGCACTCACAAGAGCAAGGTGGAGACGCACATTCGCCCGCGCTGGGGCTCCTACCAGGCCGACCAGATCGACCACCTGGATCTGCAGGCCTGGGTTCAGGCCGACCTCATGGTGAGGCTGCACAACAAGACGGTACGCGAAATCATCAGCATCCTTGGCCAAGTATTCACGCTCTACCGCACCCGGAACCGCTCGTCGCACGATCCGACCGAGGGCATCACGGTCAGATTGCCGGACCCAGATGAAGCAGACCCATTCGACCGCAAGGAAATCGCGGCCATCTTGGGCGTCGAGACTGATCGCCGACAGGAGGTAGCCCTCGCACAGTTCATGATCTGGGCCGGGCCGCGCGTGTCAGAGGCCATTGCCCTTGCTTGGGAGGACGTAAACCTCGAGGCCGGTACGGTGCGCTTCCGGCGATCACAGGTGCGCAGCCACTACAAGGTAACCAAGACCCGCCGCTCGACTCGGGAGATTCGGCTTTTGAAGCCAGCCCTGGAGGCGCTGCGGGAACAGAAGGCGCGGACGGCGAATCTGCCGCCCGTCGAAATAGAAGTCACCGATCGGGACAACAAGACGAAAAAGCGACAGATGGTCCGGTTTGTCTTCCACAACTCGGCCACACGGGCGGCCCACACCAGCTCTGACATCCTGCTGCAGCGCTGGTGGAAGCCACACCTGGAGAAAGCGGGTGTTCGGTACCGCGGCCCGAACAACTGCCGGCATACGTATGCCAGCCAGCTACTGACGTCCGGCGTAGTGCCGCTGGACTGGATCGCTGACCAGATGGGCCACACGTCTACCGCCATGATCTGGCGCCACTACGGCAAGTGGATCAACCAAGATGGGCCGGACATGATAGGGATGCTTGAGAGAGCGCTGAACCTGTTGCCACCAACAATAGATGTCAATTGAGTACTTGATAGGGCATTCATTCCGCGATGCCCATGTGGTCGACCGCATACATGGCGTGACATCATTAATGTGCGATCTTGATAGGGATATAGATCATGAGCAGCCTGTTTCATCAGACCGAAGTGTTGCGTGCAAAACATCATAGAGAGCCCGCTTTCAATCTTTTCTCTGTTCTGCGAAAGGAAAGCGATGAGAAGTTTCTGCACTCTCGCTTTCTGGCATTTTTGCTAAACCCCCAAAGCAACCACACTTGCGGCAGCGCCTTACTTCAAAGTTTTCTAGATGTCATGAATATTGATGACTTCGATGTGAAAACCGCGAGGGTGCAGACGGAATACAAGAGCATTGA of the Pseudomonas sp. PSE14 genome contains:
- a CDS encoding DUF3596 domain-containing protein gives rise to the protein MADGVEVRGNRIRVYFRYQGELCREAVAGDATPENVANAERLAGIINYEIKHGTFSYSRHFPNSPRVQTNTLGHYLDLWLEIKRNELAPSGFRTHKSKVETHIRPRWGSYQADQIDHLDLQAWVQADLMVRLHNKTVREIISILGQVFTLYRTRNRSSHDPTEGITVRLPDPDEADPFDRKEIAAILGVETDRRQEVALAQFMIWAGPRVSEAIALAWEDVNLEAGTVRFRRSQVRSHYKVTKTRRSTREIRLLKPALEALREQKARTANLPPVEIEVTDRDNKTKKRQMVRFVFHNSATRAAHTSSDILLQRWWKPHLEKAGVRYRGPNNCRHTYASQLLTSGVVPLDWIADQMGHTSTAMIWRHYGKWINQDGPDMIGMLERALNLLPPTIDVN